A single genomic interval of Agromyces cerinus harbors:
- a CDS encoding helix-turn-helix transcriptional regulator, whose product MSDTAARLLALLALLQTRPDWTSTELGARLGVTPRTIRNDIDRLRELDYPVDATRGAAGGYRLGAGAKLPPLLLDDEEAVAVAIGLRAATGIAGVEESSTRALTKLEQVLPSRLRPTVEALATVIEHAPENNDTDAPDPEVDAAVLTAVASAIRGVEWIRFDYQGSARLIEPYRLLSWARRWYLVGRDPSTDEWGTFRADWIEPRMPTRRRFDPTALPGGDYTAFAMRSIAESGWKVHARLRIAAPADAVLARIHHAVGVVEAVSETESVLVTGADSLDTIAAYIGMLGMDFTVESPDELRSLLLTYSERYARAARRPA is encoded by the coding sequence ATGTCCGATACCGCCGCACGCCTGCTGGCGCTGCTCGCCCTGCTGCAGACCCGCCCCGACTGGACGAGCACCGAACTCGGCGCTCGACTCGGCGTGACGCCGCGCACCATCCGCAACGACATCGACCGCCTGCGCGAGCTCGACTACCCCGTCGACGCCACCCGCGGCGCCGCAGGAGGCTATCGCCTCGGCGCGGGCGCGAAGCTGCCGCCGCTGCTGCTCGACGACGAGGAGGCGGTCGCCGTGGCCATCGGCCTGCGGGCCGCCACCGGCATCGCGGGCGTCGAGGAGTCGAGCACCCGCGCCCTCACCAAACTCGAGCAGGTGCTGCCGTCACGGCTCAGGCCCACGGTCGAAGCGCTCGCGACCGTGATCGAGCATGCACCCGAGAACAACGACACGGATGCCCCCGACCCCGAGGTCGACGCCGCAGTGCTCACCGCGGTGGCGAGTGCCATCCGCGGGGTCGAATGGATCCGGTTCGACTACCAGGGCTCGGCGCGCCTCATCGAGCCGTACCGGCTGCTGAGCTGGGCACGCCGCTGGTACCTCGTGGGCCGCGACCCGTCGACCGACGAGTGGGGCACCTTCCGCGCCGACTGGATCGAGCCGCGCATGCCGACTCGGCGCCGCTTCGACCCGACGGCACTGCCGGGCGGCGACTACACGGCCTTCGCGATGCGCTCCATCGCCGAGAGCGGCTGGAAGGTGCATGCGCGTCTGCGCATCGCAGCGCCGGCCGATGCCGTGCTCGCCCGCATCCACCACGCGGTGGGCGTCGTCGAGGCCGTCTCCGAGACCGAGTCGGTGCTCGTCACCGGTGCCGACTCGCTCGACACCATCGCCGCCTACATCGGCATGCTGGGCATGGATTTCACGGTCGAGTCCCCTGACGAGCTGCGCTCGCTGCTGCTGACCTACAGCGAGCGCTACGCGCGAGCCGCTCGCCGACCTGCCTGA
- a CDS encoding galactose-binding domain-containing protein yields MAIDHARPDRVRSERTTEQGKRRWRGRTLGLALAAALAASALAALPAALNTAPAEAAPSDWWEAPNRPAEDVELNVTGEPFTGTDANGEVRGFIDSHTHLNSNEGFGGRMICGAPFSPDGVAAALKDCPDHYPDGSAALFENLVSGDADGKHDPVGWPTFTDWPKTTSMSHQASYYAWVERSWRGGQRILVNDLVTNGVICSLPIMPKDRSCDEMTAIRLEAQKAREMEAYIDDIYGGPGKGFFRIVTTPADARAVIEQGKLAVVLGVEMSEPFGCKMILDVAQCSTADIDRGLDEFEQLGISSMFLCHKFDNALCGVRFDSGTQGTIINVGQFYSTGTFWQTETCPTARHDNPIGNATVPEFEEQLPPGVEVPEYSAGKNCNTRGLTSLGAYALKAMMARNMMVELDHMSVKAAERALDLLEAQGYPGVLSSHSWMDSGWTERLYRLGGFKTGYPHDAAGFIGEWQEGSALRAQYDKGYGFGLDFNGVGSHPTADTAPVDISYPFTSADGGTTIDRQVSGQRTFDINVDGFVHSGLAPDYVELLRQSGGGDALVSDLMRGAESYLQTWEATSGYSSAANLATGKPATASSSEWNPFTSYAPGRAVDGKANTRWASGNWGVNPQWLRVDLGASEPVSRVVVEWESAAAKAYEVQVSQDGQTWSTVSSVSNGNGGLDTASFAATSARYVRVLCTVRTTEYGYSIKELGVFSN; encoded by the coding sequence ATGGCGATCGATCATGCACGCCCAGACCGTGTCCGTTCCGAACGCACCACCGAGCAGGGAAAGCGCAGGTGGCGAGGCCGAACCCTCGGCCTCGCCCTGGCAGCCGCACTCGCGGCATCCGCACTCGCGGCACTTCCCGCCGCACTGAACACCGCACCGGCCGAGGCCGCACCCTCCGACTGGTGGGAGGCGCCGAACCGCCCCGCCGAAGACGTCGAGCTGAACGTCACGGGTGAACCGTTCACCGGCACCGACGCCAACGGCGAGGTGCGGGGCTTCATCGACTCGCACACCCACCTGAACTCCAACGAGGGCTTCGGCGGACGCATGATCTGCGGCGCGCCGTTCTCGCCCGACGGGGTCGCCGCCGCCCTGAAGGACTGCCCCGACCACTACCCCGACGGCAGTGCCGCACTCTTCGAGAACCTCGTCAGCGGCGACGCCGACGGCAAGCACGACCCCGTCGGCTGGCCGACCTTCACCGACTGGCCGAAGACCACCTCGATGAGCCACCAGGCCTCGTACTACGCCTGGGTCGAACGCTCATGGCGCGGCGGCCAGCGCATCCTCGTCAACGACCTGGTCACGAACGGCGTGATCTGCTCGTTGCCGATCATGCCGAAGGACCGGTCGTGCGACGAGATGACGGCGATCCGTCTCGAGGCGCAGAAGGCGCGCGAGATGGAGGCGTACATCGATGACATCTACGGCGGCCCCGGCAAGGGCTTCTTCCGCATCGTCACGACACCGGCCGACGCGAGAGCGGTGATCGAGCAGGGCAAGCTCGCCGTCGTGCTCGGCGTCGAGATGTCCGAGCCGTTCGGCTGCAAGATGATCCTCGACGTCGCGCAGTGCTCGACGGCCGACATCGATCGCGGGCTCGACGAGTTCGAGCAACTCGGCATCTCGAGCATGTTCCTCTGCCACAAGTTCGACAACGCCCTCTGCGGGGTGCGCTTCGACTCCGGCACGCAGGGCACGATCATCAACGTGGGCCAGTTCTACTCCACCGGCACCTTCTGGCAGACGGAGACCTGCCCGACCGCCCGTCACGACAACCCGATCGGCAACGCCACGGTGCCCGAGTTCGAGGAGCAGCTGCCCCCGGGCGTCGAGGTGCCCGAGTACTCGGCAGGCAAGAACTGCAACACGCGCGGCCTCACCAGCCTCGGCGCCTATGCACTGAAGGCGATGATGGCCCGCAACATGATGGTCGAGCTCGACCACATGAGCGTGAAGGCGGCCGAACGCGCCCTCGACCTGCTCGAGGCCCAGGGCTACCCGGGCGTGCTCTCGAGCCACAGCTGGATGGACTCCGGCTGGACCGAGCGGCTCTACCGCCTCGGCGGGTTCAAGACCGGCTACCCGCACGACGCTGCAGGCTTCATCGGAGAATGGCAGGAAGGCAGCGCACTCCGAGCCCAGTACGACAAGGGCTACGGGTTCGGGCTCGACTTCAACGGCGTCGGCAGCCACCCGACGGCCGACACCGCACCGGTCGACATCTCCTACCCGTTCACGAGCGCCGATGGCGGCACGACCATCGACAGGCAGGTCAGCGGTCAGCGCACCTTCGACATCAACGTCGACGGGTTCGTGCACTCGGGCCTGGCGCCCGACTACGTCGAGCTGCTGCGCCAGTCGGGCGGCGGCGACGCCCTCGTCTCCGACCTGATGCGCGGCGCGGAGTCGTACCTGCAGACGTGGGAGGCGACGAGCGGCTACTCGAGCGCGGCGAACCTCGCGACGGGCAAGCCCGCAACGGCGAGCTCGAGCGAATGGAACCCGTTCACGAGCTACGCCCCCGGGCGCGCCGTCGACGGCAAGGCCAACACGCGCTGGGCGAGCGGCAACTGGGGCGTGAACCCGCAGTGGCTGCGCGTCGACCTCGGCGCGTCTGAGCCGGTCAGCCGGGTCGTCGTCGAGTGGGAGTCCGCCGCGGCGAAGGCCTACGAGGTGCAGGTGTCGCAGGACGGTCAGACCTGGAGCACCGTCTCGTCGGTCTCGAACGGCAACGGCGGGCTCGACACCGCGTCGTTCGCTGCGACGAGCGCCCGCTACGTGCGCGTGCTCTGCACGGTGCGCACGACGGAGTACGGGTACTCGATCAAGGAGCTGGGGGTCTTCTCGAACTGA
- a CDS encoding ArsR/SmtB family transcription factor — MFADFQLAPDDISAIRFGISPGHELSHAMRVLQRPEEQPLQWGWLRSVRGRVPHEAFELMAVIIGEAGYFPDFLTATPTWDLTPSDEAERLATVRPELLRADLTKMLARSTGARRDSIGRMIEQPLQARAMIAEAWSEVWQAVLAPVWPQLERLLRADIAVRARRITTEGIAAMVAGLHESVDWQGDVVRVRLRRHRELVDCRGSGLVLVPSVMGGLGCAVLTEPPAQPTLFYPAQGVTETWAKDPAAASRSLGALISPARAQILLAAHDPRTTTQVAADSGLALSTASHHLTVLRESGLIASERQGARVLHVRTPLGEALVGATI, encoded by the coding sequence ATGTTCGCGGACTTCCAGCTGGCACCCGACGACATCTCGGCGATCCGGTTCGGCATCTCGCCGGGTCACGAGCTGAGCCATGCGATGCGGGTGCTGCAGCGCCCCGAGGAGCAGCCGCTGCAGTGGGGGTGGCTGCGGAGCGTGCGCGGCCGCGTGCCGCACGAGGCGTTCGAGCTCATGGCCGTGATCATCGGCGAGGCCGGGTACTTCCCCGACTTCCTCACCGCGACACCGACCTGGGACCTGACCCCGTCCGATGAGGCCGAACGGCTCGCAACGGTGCGCCCAGAACTGCTGCGCGCCGACCTCACGAAGATGCTCGCCCGATCGACCGGTGCGCGGCGCGACTCCATCGGCCGCATGATCGAGCAACCGCTGCAGGCGCGCGCCATGATCGCCGAGGCGTGGAGCGAGGTGTGGCAGGCGGTACTCGCACCCGTCTGGCCGCAGCTCGAGCGGCTGCTGCGTGCCGACATCGCCGTGCGGGCCCGGCGCATCACGACCGAGGGCATCGCCGCGATGGTCGCCGGCCTGCACGAGTCGGTCGACTGGCAGGGCGACGTCGTGCGGGTGCGCCTGCGCCGGCACCGCGAACTCGTCGACTGCCGGGGGAGCGGGCTCGTGCTCGTGCCGTCGGTCATGGGCGGTCTCGGGTGCGCGGTGCTCACCGAACCACCCGCCCAGCCCACGCTCTTCTACCCGGCGCAGGGGGTCACCGAGACGTGGGCGAAGGACCCGGCCGCCGCGTCGCGATCGCTCGGCGCGCTCATCAGCCCGGCCCGCGCCCAGATCCTCCTCGCCGCGCACGACCCGCGCACCACGACCCAGGTCGCTGCCGACAGCGGCCTCGCCCTCTCGACCGCCTCGCACCACCTCACCGTGCTCCGCGAGAGCGGGCTCATCGCGAGCGAGCGCCAGGGCGCGCGAGTGCTGCATGTGCGCACCCCGCTCGGCGAGGCGCTCGTCGGGGCCACGATCTGA
- the yiaA gene encoding inner membrane protein YiaA, whose amino-acid sequence MSQNRTIKPSPAFIGASWAALAIGMGTFLISLLNADMELNEKGYYLSLLLLGLFAAISVQKSVRDRAEAIPVTNIYYGIAWLMLAAALTLLIVGLINARSISISEKLVYGVSFAMSLYAVVAIQKNVRDLATSEDPDEVQAARQPHLLVTSPSNDGALD is encoded by the coding sequence ATGTCTCAGAACCGCACCATCAAGCCCTCGCCTGCGTTCATCGGTGCGTCCTGGGCGGCTCTCGCCATCGGAATGGGCACCTTCCTCATCTCGCTGTTGAACGCCGACATGGAGCTGAACGAGAAGGGGTACTACCTCTCGCTCCTCCTCTTGGGCCTGTTCGCCGCGATCTCCGTGCAGAAGTCGGTCCGCGACCGCGCCGAGGCGATCCCTGTCACCAACATCTACTACGGCATCGCCTGGCTGATGCTCGCCGCCGCACTCACGCTGCTCATCGTCGGGCTCATCAACGCCCGCAGCATCTCCATCAGCGAGAAGCTGGTGTACGGCGTCTCCTTCGCGATGTCGCTCTACGCCGTGGTCGCGATCCAGAAGAACGTCCGCGACCTCGCGACATCGGAGGATCCGGACGAAGTGCAGGCGGCTCGTCAGCCTCATCTCCTCGTCACGTCGCCGTCCAACGACGGGGCGCTTGACTGA
- a CDS encoding epoxide hydrolase family protein — protein sequence MTNTTSHAVIRPFTIDVAQADVDDLMERLARTRLPQPAPADDWDTGTPNTYLREAVEAWRAFDWRAAEARINAVPHFMTEVDGQPIHFIHVRSAHPGATPLLLAHTYPGSSVDYLDLIDLLVDPVAHGGRAEDAFDVVIPDAPGYGFSNPVTEPGWTTARVARAYDELMHRLGYAEYGIHGSDNGALVARELGLAGPEGFLGLHVLQLFSFPSGDPAEFEHLEPQDYAGLEHMQWFQSVGGYNTMNASRPQTVAVGLSDSPIALLAYSELFNSFGNGTSLVTLEQIITEVSVTWFANAAAGMSRSYLDNARAEAEPQINAAPTGVAVFKDDFQTIKVFAERDNSNIVHWSRFEQGGHYAALEVPELVAGDIRAFFAGLR from the coding sequence ATGACGAACACCACCTCTCACGCCGTTATCCGCCCGTTCACGATCGATGTCGCCCAGGCCGATGTCGACGACCTCATGGAGCGCCTCGCGCGCACCCGGCTGCCCCAGCCGGCACCCGCCGACGACTGGGACACGGGCACGCCGAACACCTACCTCCGTGAGGCCGTCGAAGCCTGGCGTGCGTTCGATTGGCGTGCCGCCGAGGCGCGCATCAACGCCGTGCCGCACTTCATGACCGAGGTCGACGGCCAGCCGATCCACTTCATCCACGTGCGTTCGGCGCATCCCGGCGCCACGCCGCTGCTCCTGGCGCACACCTACCCCGGGTCATCCGTCGACTACCTCGACCTCATCGACCTGCTCGTCGACCCGGTCGCGCACGGCGGCCGCGCCGAAGACGCGTTCGACGTCGTGATCCCGGATGCCCCGGGCTACGGTTTCTCGAACCCGGTCACCGAGCCCGGCTGGACCACGGCTCGCGTCGCTCGCGCCTACGACGAGCTCATGCACCGGCTCGGATATGCCGAGTACGGCATCCACGGCTCCGACAACGGCGCGCTCGTCGCCCGCGAGCTCGGACTCGCGGGCCCCGAGGGCTTCCTCGGCCTGCACGTGCTGCAGCTCTTCTCCTTCCCGAGCGGCGACCCGGCCGAGTTCGAGCACCTCGAACCGCAGGACTACGCGGGACTCGAGCACATGCAGTGGTTCCAGTCGGTCGGTGGCTACAACACCATGAACGCGAGCCGCCCGCAGACCGTGGCCGTCGGCCTCAGCGATTCGCCCATCGCGCTGCTCGCCTACAGCGAGCTCTTCAACTCCTTCGGCAACGGCACCTCGCTCGTCACCCTCGAGCAGATCATCACCGAGGTGAGCGTCACCTGGTTCGCGAATGCCGCAGCGGGCATGAGCCGCAGCTACCTCGACAACGCGCGCGCCGAGGCCGAGCCGCAGATCAACGCCGCGCCCACCGGAGTCGCCGTCTTCAAGGACGACTTCCAGACCATCAAGGTCTTCGCCGAGCGCGACAACTCGAACATCGTGCACTGGAGCCGTTTCGAGCAGGGCGGTCACTACGCGGCCCTCGAGGTGCCCGAGCTCGTGGCCGGCGACATCCGCGCGTTCTTCGCCGGGTTGCGCTGA
- a CDS encoding siderophore-interacting protein: protein MAISNIEITHATTGVVEVEVARAARISPHFVRLTVTGDDLVGWRHLGFDQWFRLAVPVTDGARFDNLSGTYDMAGYLRYLTLPRATRPVIRNYTVREFRPDELELDIDFVVHGDGGVAGPWAGSLPIGASVALIDQGCGFRPVEADRTLFVGDESALPAVLGILRDLPRDARGDALIELADIDDRQHVEAPDGVDVHWIVRRPGQAPGAAVLDHLRQLPEFEGSVYAFAAGESKLATGARRHLVGERGVPKGNVTFCGYWRAN from the coding sequence TTGGCGATCAGCAATATCGAGATCACGCACGCGACGACCGGTGTCGTCGAAGTGGAGGTCGCCCGCGCGGCGCGCATCTCACCGCATTTCGTGCGGCTGACCGTCACGGGCGACGACCTCGTCGGGTGGCGCCATCTCGGCTTCGACCAGTGGTTCCGCCTCGCGGTGCCCGTCACCGACGGCGCGAGGTTCGACAACCTCTCGGGCACCTACGACATGGCCGGCTACCTGCGCTACCTCACGCTGCCGCGGGCCACCCGGCCGGTGATCCGCAACTACACGGTGCGCGAGTTCCGGCCCGACGAGCTCGAGCTCGACATCGACTTCGTGGTGCACGGCGATGGCGGCGTCGCCGGACCATGGGCGGGCAGCCTGCCCATCGGGGCATCCGTCGCCCTCATCGACCAGGGCTGCGGTTTCCGCCCGGTCGAGGCTGACCGAACGCTGTTCGTCGGTGACGAGAGCGCGCTGCCGGCTGTGCTCGGCATCCTGCGCGACCTGCCGCGCGATGCGCGCGGCGATGCCCTCATCGAGCTCGCCGACATCGACGACCGGCAGCATGTCGAGGCACCCGACGGTGTCGACGTGCACTGGATCGTGCGGCGGCCGGGCCAGGCGCCCGGGGCTGCCGTGCTCGATCACCTCCGGCAACTGCCGGAGTTCGAGGGCTCCGTGTACGCCTTCGCGGCGGGGGAGTCGAAGCTCGCGACGGGTGCGCGGCGGCACCTGGTCGGTGAACGCGGCGTGCCGAAGGGCAACGTCACCTTCTGCGGGTACTGGCGCGCGAACTGA
- a CDS encoding glycosyl hydrolase family 95 catalytic domain-containing protein, giving the protein MNFRFDPHRRRVLQIGGVVAMAPLLGDVLTSRPAAAAPFTAAGVATSARRAALTAPALSQKSLWYGTPATDWQSQALPIGNGRLGGMIFANPDEEVVQFNEQSLWGGVNDYDNALMGKPDGAYDTSVTGFGSYRDFGTMRFTFAAGPKVTAPGGPYRVSGSEGVDRTYDGNSRTKWCIDGPPATVLWQAELPDPATVTDYSFTSANDVPARDPQEWTLSGSQNGVDWSVLDTRTGAPFESRFQAKQYTFDNTTAYRYYRFAFVPKAGVSHFQVSEISLGGVSLSSGALVYVSSPSGASGGTDVTTNLARSVDGDPATAWRVAEPGDGVHWQLDLPAKAVATSYVLTAASDAPEQDPARWRLEASVNGVDWVALDSREPGAPFAARGEAKSYTFANTTGYTSYRFTFATTSTTNPFAIGEVALVGPSFDSRTLRAVTDYRRGLDTSDGMHVTQFGTIAGQVIREAFASREADVMVLRYTTDAESGISGVVSLTSAQEQAPTTAAGNGVGAELRFRGVMANALQHACTIRVVEADGVVTVEGGTLRVTGCHTLTLVLDARTDYKMSAADGWRGDAPEAGIAAALGAAAARSFAELRDEHTSQVSELMSRATVKWGETDSAVLELSTSQRLARYKTGKADPTLEQAMFDYGRYLLLSSSRPGGLPANLQGLWNNSNQPAWASDYHTNINVQMNYWGAESTNLAESHTALIDFVEQVAVPSRVATRNAFGQETRGWTARTSQSIFGGNSWEWNTVASAWYAQHIYEHWAFTQDKRYLRETAHPMIKEICEFWEDRLEENADGQLVAPDGWSPEHGPREDGVMYDQQIIWDLFQNYLDCAEALDVDEEYRERVADMQSRLAPNKIGRWGQLQEWQRDLDDPSDIHRHTSHLFAVYPGRQITDATPELAAAALVSLKARCGEKEGVPFTEATVSGDSRRSWTWPWRTALFARLGDAERARIMLRGLLSFNTLQNLFCDHPPFQMDGNFGISGAVAEMLLQSHQDVIHLLPALPEEWQAEGEFSGLRARGGYEVSCEWRDGRVVSFDVVADRASNQGNVIVRVDGVDHTVKPADPRSGQPMRDKGPIRS; this is encoded by the coding sequence ATGAACTTCAGGTTCGACCCTCACCGCCGCCGCGTTCTCCAGATCGGCGGCGTCGTCGCGATGGCGCCGCTGCTCGGCGACGTGCTCACCTCACGGCCGGCTGCCGCAGCACCGTTCACCGCTGCCGGCGTGGCCACCTCGGCCCGGCGCGCGGCGCTCACCGCCCCAGCGCTCTCGCAGAAGTCGCTCTGGTACGGCACGCCGGCCACCGATTGGCAGTCGCAGGCGCTGCCCATCGGCAACGGCCGACTCGGCGGCATGATCTTCGCGAACCCCGATGAAGAGGTCGTGCAGTTCAACGAGCAGAGCCTCTGGGGCGGCGTCAACGACTACGACAACGCACTCATGGGCAAGCCCGACGGCGCGTACGACACGAGCGTGACGGGCTTCGGCTCGTACCGCGACTTCGGCACGATGCGTTTCACCTTCGCCGCAGGCCCGAAGGTCACCGCGCCCGGCGGGCCGTACCGCGTCTCGGGCTCCGAAGGCGTCGACCGCACCTACGACGGCAACTCGCGCACCAAGTGGTGCATCGACGGGCCGCCCGCCACCGTGCTGTGGCAGGCCGAACTGCCGGACCCCGCCACGGTCACGGACTACAGCTTCACGAGCGCCAACGACGTGCCGGCCCGCGACCCGCAGGAGTGGACGCTCTCGGGTTCGCAGAACGGCGTCGACTGGAGCGTGCTCGACACCCGCACGGGCGCCCCGTTCGAGAGCCGCTTCCAGGCGAAGCAGTACACCTTCGACAACACCACCGCGTACCGCTACTACCGCTTCGCCTTCGTGCCGAAGGCGGGCGTCAGCCACTTCCAGGTCTCCGAGATCTCGCTCGGCGGGGTCAGCCTCTCGTCGGGGGCGCTCGTGTACGTCTCGTCGCCGAGCGGCGCGTCCGGCGGCACGGATGTCACGACCAACCTCGCCCGCAGCGTCGACGGCGACCCGGCGACGGCCTGGCGCGTCGCCGAACCCGGCGACGGGGTGCACTGGCAGCTCGACCTGCCGGCCAAGGCGGTCGCGACGTCGTACGTGCTGACCGCGGCATCCGACGCCCCGGAGCAGGACCCCGCGCGATGGCGGCTGGAGGCATCGGTCAACGGTGTCGACTGGGTCGCGCTCGACTCGCGCGAGCCCGGGGCGCCATTCGCGGCCCGCGGCGAGGCGAAGAGCTACACCTTCGCGAACACGACGGGCTACACCTCGTACCGGTTCACGTTCGCCACGACATCGACGACGAACCCGTTCGCGATCGGCGAGGTCGCCCTCGTCGGGCCCTCCTTCGACTCGCGCACCCTCCGCGCCGTCACCGACTACCGACGCGGCCTCGACACCTCCGACGGCATGCACGTGACGCAGTTCGGCACGATCGCGGGCCAGGTGATCCGTGAAGCGTTCGCGAGCCGCGAGGCCGACGTCATGGTCCTCCGCTACACGACCGATGCGGAGTCGGGGATCTCGGGCGTCGTCTCGCTCACCTCGGCCCAGGAGCAGGCACCGACGACCGCCGCGGGCAACGGAGTCGGCGCCGAGCTCAGGTTCCGCGGGGTCATGGCCAACGCGCTACAGCACGCCTGCACCATCCGCGTCGTCGAGGCCGATGGCGTCGTGACGGTCGAGGGCGGCACCCTGCGCGTCACGGGTTGCCACACGCTGACCCTCGTGCTCGACGCCCGCACCGACTACAAGATGAGTGCAGCAGACGGATGGCGCGGCGACGCCCCCGAAGCGGGCATCGCCGCCGCACTCGGGGCTGCCGCAGCACGCTCGTTCGCCGAACTCCGCGACGAGCACACGTCTCAGGTCTCCGAGCTCATGTCGCGGGCGACCGTGAAGTGGGGTGAGACGGATTCCGCGGTGCTCGAGCTCTCGACGAGCCAGCGCCTCGCCCGCTACAAGACGGGCAAGGCCGACCCCACGCTCGAGCAGGCGATGTTCGACTACGGGCGGTACCTGCTGCTCAGCTCCTCGCGCCCCGGCGGACTGCCGGCGAACCTGCAGGGGCTCTGGAACAACAGCAACCAGCCTGCGTGGGCCAGCGATTACCACACGAACATCAACGTGCAGATGAACTACTGGGGCGCCGAGAGCACGAACCTGGCCGAGAGCCACACCGCCCTCATCGACTTCGTCGAGCAGGTCGCGGTGCCGAGCCGCGTCGCGACACGCAACGCATTCGGACAGGAGACCCGCGGGTGGACGGCCCGCACCTCGCAGTCGATCTTCGGCGGCAACTCGTGGGAGTGGAACACCGTCGCGAGCGCCTGGTACGCGCAGCACATCTACGAGCACTGGGCTTTCACGCAGGACAAGCGCTACCTGCGCGAGACCGCCCACCCGATGATCAAGGAGATCTGCGAGTTCTGGGAGGACCGCCTCGAGGAGAACGCCGACGGGCAGCTCGTCGCGCCCGACGGGTGGTCGCCCGAGCACGGCCCTCGTGAAGACGGCGTCATGTACGACCAGCAGATCATCTGGGACCTCTTCCAGAACTACCTCGACTGCGCGGAGGCGCTCGATGTCGACGAGGAATACCGCGAGCGGGTGGCCGACATGCAATCCCGCCTGGCGCCGAACAAGATCGGCCGTTGGGGCCAGCTGCAGGAGTGGCAGCGCGATCTCGACGACCCGAGCGACATCCACCGCCACACCTCGCACCTCTTCGCGGTCTACCCCGGTCGCCAGATCACCGACGCGACGCCCGAGCTCGCGGCCGCGGCGCTCGTCTCCCTCAAGGCCCGCTGCGGCGAGAAGGAGGGTGTGCCGTTCACCGAGGCGACCGTCTCGGGCGACAGCCGTCGCTCGTGGACGTGGCCGTGGCGCACCGCGCTCTTCGCCCGACTCGGCGACGCCGAGCGTGCGCGCATCATGCTGCGCGGCCTGCTCTCGTTCAACACCCTGCAGAACCTGTTCTGCGACCACCCGCCCTTCCAGATGGACGGCAACTTCGGCATCTCGGGCGCCGTCGCCGAGATGCTGCTGCAGAGCCATCAGGACGTCATCCACCTGCTGCCGGCGCTCCCCGAGGAGTGGCAGGCCGAAGGCGAGTTCTCGGGCCTGCGGGCTCGCGGCGGCTACGAGGTGAGCTGCGAATGGCGCGACGGCCGGGTCGTCTCGTTCGATGTCGTCGCCGACCGCGCCTCCAACCAGGGCAACGTCATCGTGAGGGTCGACGGGGTCGACCACACGGTGAAACCGGCCGACCCCAGGAGCGGGCAGCCGATGCGCGACAAGGGGCCGATCCGCAGCTGA
- a CDS encoding cupin domain-containing protein has translation MTSTTSIPPIVPADAIRLGSGRTLRFEGRDHGAAVSYFLVDNDPGQGPDLHRHPYPETWIVLEGEVRITIGEQEFDATAGDTATAPANTWHRFVAAGTTRLRMVCIHASDVIVQEFAE, from the coding sequence ATGACCTCCACGACCTCGATCCCGCCGATCGTGCCCGCCGACGCGATTCGACTCGGCTCCGGCCGAACGCTCCGTTTCGAAGGGCGCGATCACGGGGCCGCCGTCTCGTACTTCCTCGTCGACAACGACCCCGGCCAGGGACCCGACCTCCATCGCCACCCGTACCCCGAGACGTGGATCGTGCTCGAGGGCGAGGTGCGGATCACGATCGGCGAGCAGGAGTTCGACGCGACCGCCGGCGACACGGCGACCGCGCCGGCGAACACGTGGCACCGGTTCGTCGCGGCGGGCACGACGCGCCTCCGCATGGTGTGCATCCACGCATCCGACGTGATCGTGCAGGAGTTCGCCGAGTAA